One window from the genome of Salisaeta longa DSM 21114 encodes:
- the lipA gene encoding lipoyl synthase, protein MPTTPSVQDQKPKTPDDLQLKRVEQEALGSTGDGDPGFFELPVVENTNQNQRGNRPDWLRVKLPHGKKYKRIRELVEEYDLHTVCESANCPNMGECWTAGTATFMILGNVCTRSCGFCAVKTGRPQDGLDWDEPRRVAEAVELMGIDHAVITSVNRDERADGGAPIFADVIERLHALGCTVEVLTPDFRGSREACQTVFDARPDVFNHNMETVPSLYRRVRPQADYQRSLDVLEWAKDEGLRTKSGIMVGLGETEEEVFALMDDFVDIGLDVMTIGQYMQPTNMHLPVEKWVTPDTFAHYKEVGEAKGIDHVESSPLTRSSYHAERHV, encoded by the coding sequence ATGCCTACTACCCCTTCCGTACAAGACCAGAAACCAAAAACGCCCGACGATCTTCAGCTTAAGCGTGTCGAGCAAGAGGCGCTGGGCTCAACGGGCGATGGAGACCCCGGTTTCTTTGAACTGCCCGTCGTGGAGAACACGAACCAGAACCAGCGCGGCAACCGCCCCGACTGGCTGCGCGTGAAGCTCCCGCACGGCAAAAAGTACAAACGCATCCGCGAGCTGGTCGAGGAATACGACCTGCACACGGTGTGCGAGAGTGCCAACTGCCCCAACATGGGCGAGTGCTGGACCGCCGGCACGGCCACCTTCATGATTCTAGGAAACGTCTGCACCCGCTCCTGCGGCTTCTGCGCCGTAAAGACCGGACGCCCGCAGGATGGGTTGGACTGGGACGAGCCGCGGCGCGTGGCGGAAGCGGTGGAGCTGATGGGCATCGACCATGCCGTCATCACCAGCGTAAACCGCGACGAGCGGGCCGATGGCGGCGCGCCCATCTTTGCTGACGTCATCGAGCGGCTGCACGCGCTTGGGTGCACGGTAGAAGTGCTCACGCCCGACTTCCGCGGAAGCCGCGAGGCGTGCCAGACCGTGTTTGACGCCCGCCCCGACGTATTCAATCACAACATGGAAACGGTGCCCAGCTTGTACCGCCGCGTGCGCCCGCAGGCCGACTACCAGCGCTCGCTCGACGTGCTGGAATGGGCCAAGGACGAGGGCCTACGCACCAAAAGCGGCATCATGGTGGGCCTGGGCGAAACCGAAGAAGAAGTCTTTGCCCTCATGGACGACTTTGTGGACATCGGCCTTGACGTGATGACCATCGGGCAGTACATGCAGCCCACCAACATGCACCTGCCCGTGGAGAAGTGGGTGACACCCGATACCTTTGCGCACTACAAAGAAGTGGGCGAAGCCAAAGGGATTGATCACGTAGAGAGCAGCCCGCTCACGCGCTCCAGCTACCACGCCGAGCGCCACGTGTAA
- a CDS encoding glycosyltransferase family 4 protein encodes MRLLFVSHSLPPADRPLANLGGMQRVALKLHEALDARPASAAFSYDHCLLRCSWDVIHRKVPFFLLRTAWRIVRKARAGQVDVVLFSSMVTASLAVLLQGVLRRHGVQSAAIVHGLDVTTPFPPYQWFVPKVFNALDAVLPVSRATGAACLERGLSEEKLHVVPNGIDLNRFPPPAPPAEMRAHLTQAMGHAAHPLPDDALLLCSVGRQVKRKGTAWFVRHVMPRLPNNVHYWIAGDGPQDDAIDAAIQAHDLHPQVRRLGRISNENLTRLYRGADLFVMPNVPVPGDMEGFGIVMLEAGQNGCPVVAARLEGIQDVIAEDVNGHLVAPKDAEAFEAAILRYHRQPERLRAASERAVRYTREHFGWAAVAERYLKTLRSL; translated from the coding sequence GTGCGTCTCCTCTTTGTCTCGCACTCGCTGCCGCCCGCCGATCGCCCCTTGGCGAACCTGGGCGGGATGCAGCGTGTGGCGCTCAAGCTGCACGAAGCCCTCGACGCTCGTCCCGCTTCCGCAGCGTTTTCGTACGACCACTGCCTGCTGCGCTGCTCCTGGGATGTGATCCATCGCAAGGTGCCCTTCTTTTTGCTGCGCACGGCGTGGCGCATCGTTCGCAAGGCCCGCGCGGGGCAGGTCGATGTGGTGCTGTTTTCGTCGATGGTAACCGCCAGCTTAGCGGTGCTCCTGCAAGGGGTGCTGCGTCGCCACGGCGTGCAAAGCGCGGCCATCGTGCATGGGCTGGATGTCACCACGCCTTTTCCGCCGTACCAGTGGTTTGTGCCCAAGGTGTTCAACGCGCTGGATGCGGTCTTGCCGGTGAGCCGAGCCACCGGGGCGGCGTGCCTAGAGCGCGGACTGTCCGAGGAGAAGCTGCACGTGGTGCCCAACGGCATCGACCTGAACCGCTTCCCGCCACCGGCCCCGCCCGCCGAGATGCGTGCGCATCTTACGCAGGCCATGGGGCATGCAGCCCATCCGCTGCCCGACGATGCGCTCTTGCTTTGCAGCGTAGGGCGGCAGGTCAAGCGCAAAGGGACGGCGTGGTTTGTGCGCCACGTAATGCCGCGTTTGCCCAATAACGTACACTACTGGATCGCGGGCGACGGGCCGCAAGATGACGCCATCGACGCGGCTATTCAAGCCCACGACTTGCATCCGCAGGTTCGTCGTCTGGGGCGCATTTCCAACGAAAATCTGACCCGGCTCTACCGCGGCGCCGATCTGTTTGTGATGCCCAACGTGCCGGTGCCCGGCGACATGGAAGGTTTTGGCATTGTGATGCTGGAGGCCGGCCAAAACGGATGTCCGGTGGTGGCGGCGCGGCTGGAGGGCATCCAAGACGTTATCGCGGAAGACGTGAACGGCCATCTGGTGGCGCCGAAGGATGCCGAAGCGTTTGAGGCTGCCATCCTGCGGTACCATCGCCAGCCGGAGCGCCTGCGCGCCGCATCGGAGCGTGCGGTGCGCTATACCCGCGAGCACTTCGGGTGGGCGGCCGTCGCCGAACGCTACCTCAAGACGCTGCGCAGCCTCTGA
- a CDS encoding Uma2 family endonuclease produces the protein MNSRRQEAPPRPRRFTVAEYHAMARAGLFGEDDPIELLNGQIYVMSPIGSQHAACVDRLTRLLLDAVGDRAIVRVRSPIQLDETSEPEPDLALLRPRADGYATQHPQPGDVPLVVEVADTTLAFDRDVKGSLYAAAGLPTYWLVDLTASVVHVYQQPADDGTYRVHTTHDDQAVLSCRPWVEALPTADILGAATSR, from the coding sequence ATGAACAGCAGACGCCAAGAGGCCCCGCCGCGTCCGCGCCGCTTTACGGTGGCAGAGTACCATGCGATGGCGCGCGCCGGGCTGTTTGGTGAGGACGACCCCATTGAGCTGCTCAATGGCCAGATTTACGTTATGTCGCCCATTGGAAGCCAGCATGCTGCGTGCGTCGATCGGCTCACCCGTCTGCTCCTGGATGCCGTGGGCGACCGGGCCATCGTGCGCGTGCGAAGCCCGATTCAGCTCGATGAGACCTCCGAGCCCGAACCCGACCTCGCCCTCCTCCGTCCGCGCGCCGATGGATACGCCACGCAGCACCCCCAGCCGGGCGACGTCCCGCTCGTTGTTGAGGTGGCCGACACGACGCTCGCGTTTGATCGCGACGTAAAAGGCTCCCTGTACGCGGCCGCGGGCCTTCCAACGTATTGGCTCGTCGATCTCACAGCATCGGTCGTCCACGTCTATCAGCAGCCCGCCGACGACGGCACCTACCGCGTCCATACGACACACGACGACCAAGCGGTGCTGTCGTGCAGGCCATGGGTCGAGGCCCTTCCTACGGCTGACATCTTGGGCGCGGCGACGAGTCGTTGA
- a CDS encoding DNA gyrase/topoisomerase IV subunit B translates to MPDPSTYTGESIQVLEGLEPVRKRPGMYIGGTGRPGLHHMLWEIVDNAVDEATNGYASQIDVTLHADGQSISVTDNGRGIPVDNHPEKDIPALQVILTTLHAGGKFDGSNYITSGGLHGVGASVVNALSSEMIATVKRNGATYQQTYQRGLPITDLEVIKESTRGTGTTIFFRPDPDIFETVTFDPARIQETLEVKTYLNRDLKIVFTDETNDARHVFHHEGGIAEYLETMVESLNVSAIHDDLFVMRTDDLDGAGRLEVALQWTDAPKEQIHTFVNGIPTQDGGTHEQGLRGAIRTVVRSYMDTHDLVPHRLDITADDTREGLVAIVNLFLVDPQFQGQTKDKLNNPEARGLVSGALRTELEQHLNTHTSTGEAIAARVIQAAKARRASRSAASRARSSSRASRRLNLPGKLADCSSSTPSECELFIVEGDSAGGSAKQGRDRATQAVLPLRGKVLNAEQATLKRVQNNKELSNIVQALGCGLGDALDLSHLRYHKVILLMDADSDGHHIATLLLTFFYRYMRPLIDGGFVYIAQPPLYRIDAAKETYWALDDADKLRIVEELEADGRNLKIDIQRFKGLGEMMPKTLNETTLAPDTRRLLEVSIPDTERLVTEQTISELMGRDTSARYNFIMQHATEADDLDV, encoded by the coding sequence ATGCCCGATCCAAGCACGTATACCGGCGAAAGCATTCAGGTCCTTGAGGGCCTCGAACCCGTTCGCAAACGCCCCGGCATGTACATCGGCGGCACCGGCCGCCCCGGCCTGCACCACATGCTGTGGGAAATCGTGGACAACGCCGTCGACGAAGCCACCAACGGCTACGCCTCGCAGATTGACGTCACGCTCCATGCCGATGGCCAAAGCATTAGCGTAACAGATAACGGCCGCGGCATTCCGGTAGACAACCATCCGGAGAAAGACATCCCCGCCCTTCAGGTCATTCTGACGACGCTGCATGCCGGCGGTAAGTTTGACGGCAGCAACTACATCACCTCCGGCGGCCTACACGGTGTGGGCGCCTCGGTGGTCAATGCGCTTTCGTCCGAGATGATTGCGACCGTGAAGCGCAACGGCGCCACCTACCAGCAGACGTACCAGCGCGGGCTGCCGATTACCGACCTGGAGGTCATCAAAGAAAGCACCCGCGGTACGGGCACCACGATTTTCTTCCGCCCCGATCCCGACATCTTTGAGACGGTTACGTTCGACCCGGCGCGCATTCAGGAGACGCTGGAGGTAAAGACCTACCTGAACCGCGACCTCAAGATCGTCTTCACCGATGAGACGAACGATGCCCGGCACGTCTTTCACCACGAAGGCGGCATCGCGGAGTACCTGGAGACGATGGTGGAGAGCCTCAACGTATCGGCCATCCACGACGACCTGTTCGTGATGCGCACCGACGACCTGGACGGCGCGGGGCGCCTGGAGGTCGCATTGCAGTGGACCGACGCGCCCAAGGAGCAGATCCACACGTTTGTGAACGGTATTCCGACACAAGACGGTGGCACGCACGAGCAGGGGCTGCGCGGCGCCATCCGTACCGTTGTGCGAAGCTACATGGATACGCACGACCTGGTGCCGCACCGCCTCGACATTACGGCCGACGATACGCGCGAGGGCCTTGTGGCCATCGTGAACCTGTTTCTGGTCGACCCGCAGTTTCAGGGGCAAACGAAGGACAAGCTGAACAACCCGGAGGCGCGCGGGCTGGTGTCGGGCGCACTCCGCACCGAGCTGGAGCAGCACCTCAACACCCACACGTCGACGGGCGAGGCCATCGCGGCCCGCGTGATTCAGGCCGCCAAGGCCCGCCGCGCCAGCCGCTCGGCCGCCAGCCGGGCCCGCAGCAGCAGCCGCGCCTCGCGCCGCCTCAACCTGCCCGGCAAGCTTGCGGACTGCTCCAGCAGCACGCCCAGCGAGTGCGAGCTGTTCATCGTGGAGGGCGACTCGGCCGGTGGCTCGGCCAAACAGGGCCGCGACCGCGCCACGCAGGCGGTGTTGCCCCTGCGCGGCAAGGTGCTCAACGCCGAGCAGGCCACCCTCAAGCGCGTCCAAAACAACAAGGAACTGTCCAACATCGTGCAGGCCCTGGGCTGCGGCCTGGGCGATGCGCTCGACCTCTCGCACCTGCGCTATCACAAGGTCATCCTGCTCATGGATGCCGACAGCGACGGGCACCACATCGCCACGCTGCTGCTTACCTTCTTTTACCGCTACATGCGCCCGCTCATTGACGGCGGCTTTGTGTACATCGCGCAGCCGCCGCTCTACCGCATCGACGCGGCCAAAGAGACGTACTGGGCCCTCGACGATGCCGACAAGCTGCGCATCGTTGAGGAGCTGGAAGCCGACGGCCGCAACCTCAAGATCGACATCCAGCGGTTCAAGGGCCTGGGCGAGATGATGCCCAAAACCTTGAACGAGACGACCCTGGCCCCCGACACGCGCCGCCTGCTGGAAGTCTCCATTCCCGACACTGAGCGCCTCGTCACCGAACAAACCATCAGCGAGCTGATGGGCCGCGACACCTCGGCGCGCTACAACTTCATCATGCAGCACGCCACCGAGGCCGACGACCTCGACGTATAG
- the lat gene encoding L-lysine 6-transaminase, with translation MPSPSSASIADTVTPNRVRDVLSKHLLTKGMMPMVLDMDESQGVRLRDADSGRSYVDLFGFYASNPLGMNHPKLTQDDGFKARLMDAALNKVTNSDVMTQHMGRFVETFDRVGIPEYLPYTFFISGGALAIENALKAAFDWKVRKNFAKGYRREVGHEVLHLDQAFHGRSGYTLSLTNTADPRKTMHFPTFDWPRITNPKVRFPLDEDEVERVGAHEERALQQAKRFFHERKDRIAAVILEPIQGEGGDNHFRPSFLHRLKALAHENDALLVFDEVQSGVGITGQFWAHQALGVKPDILAFGKKTQVCGILAGRKLDEVDDHVFQVPSRINSTWGGNLVDMVRFDRILEIIEEDDLVAHAGAAGDHLHEALHELAAQYPAVTNVRGRGLMCAFDLPSTEHRDAVKQHTFKAGAIVLGCGERSIRFRSPLTITPEEIDEGVACIKEGLDAAAEAHDMRAAHA, from the coding sequence ATGCCGTCTCCATCTTCTGCCTCCATTGCCGATACCGTCACCCCCAACCGCGTGCGCGACGTGCTGTCGAAGCACCTGCTTACCAAAGGCATGATGCCGATGGTGCTTGACATGGATGAAAGCCAGGGCGTGCGCCTGCGCGATGCCGACTCGGGCCGCTCGTACGTGGATCTGTTTGGCTTTTACGCGTCGAATCCGCTGGGCATGAACCACCCGAAGCTCACGCAGGACGACGGCTTTAAGGCGCGCCTGATGGATGCGGCCCTCAACAAGGTGACGAACTCCGATGTGATGACGCAGCACATGGGACGCTTTGTGGAGACGTTCGACCGCGTGGGGATTCCGGAGTATCTGCCGTACACGTTCTTCATCTCGGGGGGCGCGCTGGCAATCGAGAACGCCCTGAAGGCGGCGTTCGATTGGAAGGTGCGCAAGAATTTTGCAAAGGGCTACCGGCGCGAAGTGGGCCACGAGGTGCTGCACCTCGACCAGGCGTTTCATGGACGCAGCGGCTACACGCTGTCGCTGACCAACACCGCCGATCCGCGCAAGACGATGCACTTTCCCACCTTCGACTGGCCGCGCATCACCAACCCCAAGGTGCGGTTTCCGCTCGACGAAGACGAGGTGGAGCGCGTGGGCGCCCACGAGGAGCGCGCGCTGCAGCAGGCCAAGCGCTTCTTCCACGAACGGAAAGACCGCATTGCGGCGGTCATCCTGGAGCCCATTCAGGGGGAAGGGGGCGACAACCACTTCCGTCCATCGTTCTTGCATCGCCTGAAGGCCCTGGCCCACGAGAACGATGCGCTGCTCGTCTTTGATGAGGTGCAAAGCGGCGTGGGCATCACCGGACAGTTTTGGGCCCACCAGGCGCTGGGCGTAAAGCCCGACATCCTGGCTTTTGGGAAAAAGACGCAGGTGTGCGGCATCCTGGCCGGGCGCAAGCTCGATGAGGTCGACGACCACGTGTTTCAGGTGCCCAGCCGCATCAATTCTACCTGGGGCGGCAATCTCGTGGATATGGTGCGCTTCGATCGCATCCTGGAGATCATAGAAGAAGACGATCTCGTTGCCCACGCGGGGGCGGCCGGCGATCATCTGCACGAGGCGTTGCACGAGCTAGCGGCGCAGTATCCGGCCGTAACAAACGTGCGCGGCCGTGGGCTGATGTGCGCGTTCGACCTGCCCTCGACGGAGCATCGCGATGCCGTGAAGCAGCACACCTTCAAGGCCGGGGCCATCGTGCTGGGTTGCGGGGAGCGCTCCATTCGGTTCCGCTCGCCGCTCACCATCACCCCCGAGGAAATTGACGAGGGCGTGGCGTGCATCAAGGAAGGCCTCGACGCGGCAGCTGAAGCGCACGATATGCGCGCGGCCCACGCGTAA
- a CDS encoding DUF5996 family protein: MPASWPVLPSYDDWEPTCTTVHLWSQVVGKVRLACAPWINHSWGVALYVTPRGLTTSPIPHNGATFALDFDFVDHALRLETSTGTQRAFALTAQPVAAFYEQTMALLHDAGIDVSIHPRPVEMEDVIPFPDDTTHAAYDPDAIHRFWHALVHAQRVFTAFRAPFIGKVSPVHFFWGAFDLAVTRFSGRTAPTHPGGIPNCPDWVMEEAYSHELSSAGFWPGSGLGEAAFYSYAYPTPDGFADAPVTPDAAFYHEDLGEFILPYEAVRTAPDPDSTLIAFLRSTYAAAADTGDWNRAALERTAPPPPHAS, from the coding sequence ATGCCTGCTTCCTGGCCGGTCCTTCCTTCGTACGATGACTGGGAACCGACCTGCACCACCGTACACCTGTGGTCGCAGGTGGTGGGCAAGGTGCGCCTCGCCTGCGCCCCCTGGATCAACCACTCATGGGGCGTGGCGCTGTACGTCACCCCGCGCGGGCTGACCACCTCGCCCATTCCCCACAACGGCGCGACGTTTGCGCTCGACTTCGATTTTGTCGACCATGCGCTGCGGCTGGAAACGAGCACCGGCACGCAACGCGCGTTTGCGCTGACGGCCCAGCCGGTGGCGGCGTTCTACGAACAAACCATGGCGCTGCTGCACGACGCCGGCATCGACGTGTCGATACATCCGCGGCCCGTCGAGATGGAGGACGTCATTCCATTTCCCGACGATACGACCCACGCCGCATACGACCCCGACGCCATCCATCGCTTTTGGCACGCCCTTGTGCACGCCCAGCGCGTGTTTACGGCCTTTCGGGCCCCCTTCATCGGAAAAGTGAGCCCCGTGCACTTCTTTTGGGGCGCATTTGACTTGGCCGTCACACGCTTCTCGGGCCGTACAGCGCCCACGCATCCCGGCGGCATCCCCAACTGCCCCGACTGGGTGATGGAAGAGGCCTACTCGCACGAGCTCTCCAGCGCGGGCTTCTGGCCCGGCAGCGGCCTGGGCGAAGCCGCGTTCTATTCGTACGCCTACCCCACGCCCGACGGCTTTGCCGACGCCCCGGTGACGCCCGACGCGGCGTTCTATCACGAAGACCTGGGCGAGTTCATCCTGCCGTATGAGGCCGTCCGCACCGCGCCCGATCCCGATTCTACGCTCATCGCATTTCTGCGCAGCACCTATGCCGCGGCCGCCGACACGGGCGACTGGAACCGCGCCGCGCTAGAGCGCACCGCACCGCCTCCGCCCCACGCCTCGTAG
- a CDS encoding DUF2726 domain-containing protein translates to MPSPMPNTATEPPETLVQYAQAARWVDAWRLLHARDDAPDARWAWAVETATDAFFTALGNGASVSAEALELLVLLHSSHRIALSDARFTTAVAALVERHRAQGRPEAARHYARFAPTADVCAAVLNDPVAHDAHAEAPPAQPPPTETFQHPWSDRMAVTVVAPHSGRDASLSLFRSRQERAFFQALRRVFPTFAPYPNVALHSVLDLDRIGPQLTNDERAFFFKGLVDCVLCDPADDYRPVAFFELDSPRHNAPARRQNDRVKDRIVACAGHALYRLRPHTARATVHDFARVLRYLAHSDGAPIAFAPARPDP, encoded by the coding sequence ATGCCTTCCCCGATGCCTAACACGGCCACCGAGCCCCCCGAGACGCTGGTGCAGTACGCACAGGCCGCCCGCTGGGTGGACGCCTGGCGGCTGCTGCACGCGCGTGATGACGCGCCCGATGCCCGCTGGGCGTGGGCCGTAGAAACCGCCACCGATGCCTTCTTTACGGCGCTCGGCAACGGGGCATCCGTCTCGGCCGAAGCCCTTGAGCTGCTCGTGCTCCTGCACAGCAGCCACCGCATCGCCCTTTCCGACGCCCGCTTTACCACGGCGGTGGCGGCGCTGGTGGAGCGTCACCGCGCCCAAGGCCGCCCCGAGGCGGCCCGGCACTACGCCCGCTTTGCCCCCACAGCCGACGTGTGCGCGGCGGTTTTGAATGACCCTGTCGCGCACGACGCACACGCGGAGGCCCCGCCGGCCCAACCGCCGCCTACCGAAACGTTTCAGCATCCATGGAGCGACCGGATGGCGGTGACGGTTGTTGCGCCGCACTCCGGACGCGACGCCTCCCTCAGCCTGTTTCGCTCGCGGCAGGAGCGCGCGTTCTTCCAAGCCCTGCGCCGCGTCTTTCCGACATTTGCGCCGTATCCCAACGTTGCGCTGCACAGCGTGCTCGACCTCGACCGCATCGGTCCGCAACTAACGAACGACGAGCGTGCGTTCTTCTTTAAGGGACTGGTCGACTGCGTGCTGTGCGACCCGGCCGACGATTACCGCCCCGTGGCGTTCTTTGAGCTCGACAGCCCGCGCCACAATGCCCCCGCTCGCCGGCAGAACGACCGCGTCAAGGATCGGATTGTGGCGTGTGCGGGTCACGCACTCTATCGGCTGCGCCCGCATACCGCGCGGGCGACGGTGCATGACTTTGCGCGCGTGCTTCGTTACCTTGCGCACAGCGACGGCGCCCCCATCGCCTTTGCACCCGCGCGCCCCGATCCGTAG
- a CDS encoding DNA gyrase/topoisomerase IV subunit A: protein MPVTKSIPLHETARKRYLNYALSVITSRALPDIRDGLKPVQRRILYAMYNNLRLYPEKRHRKSATIVGETMGKYHPHGDSAIYDAMVRMAQSFSLRAPLVDGHGNFGSLDGDNPAAMRYTEAKLRPLAVDLLDEIRSDTVDFRPTFDGTLFEPVVLPAKFPNLLVNGASGIAVGMATNIPPHNLREVINAALYMVDSPNARVDTLVRNHIQGPDFPTGGRILNTEEELLDIYTTGRGTIEMRGAYHAKGKSRIIIDSVPYGVDKSSIVESIAEHIAAEDVPQLSNVRDESTDDVRIVLELKRGADGEAAMAYLFKHTKLQHRFHVNLTCLVPTEDSDAPQPEQVDLYQILRHFLDFRLKVVTRRLAYDLNKLETRIHLLEGFETIFDALDAAVEIVRSAQDKQDAARALSDRFPLDDEQVEAVLETKLYRLSQLEIASIRGELDEKRTEAERIRGLLADEDERWRLVKEELRAVRDQYADARRTEIAGPDARVEYTEEDYIIDEDVFVIVTRDGWVKRQGSYTSVDSIRVRDGDAVGWVQPGSTRATVGFFTNFGTCYTTRIADIPSTTGYGDPVQKLFSFDDGERVVGVMSFDDRLLPNPVPPAPTEQGVLFDAAAEEHDDAPDEPYVVAFTKQGQATRFTLDGFKEPSTRAGRMYMRLEEGDDVLRACMARGHEHVCMASHNGRALIFPVHQVSVYKGPAKGVMAIRLEAGDRVLGVTLSDAARDGLTVETNNGREEIVRTTKFDVTNRGTKGTLVIKRGYFATVHQPPVVDAFPDA, encoded by the coding sequence ATGCCCGTAACCAAGAGCATCCCGCTGCACGAAACCGCCCGCAAGCGGTATCTTAACTACGCCCTGTCGGTCATTACAAGCCGTGCCCTGCCCGACATCCGCGACGGGCTGAAGCCCGTGCAGCGCCGCATTTTGTATGCCATGTACAACAACCTCCGGCTCTACCCGGAGAAGCGGCACCGCAAGAGCGCGACCATCGTGGGTGAAACTATGGGCAAATATCACCCGCACGGCGACAGCGCCATCTACGATGCGATGGTGCGCATGGCGCAGTCGTTTAGCCTGCGCGCGCCGCTGGTGGATGGGCACGGCAACTTTGGCTCGCTCGATGGCGACAACCCCGCGGCGATGCGCTACACCGAGGCCAAGCTGCGCCCGCTGGCGGTAGACCTCCTCGACGAAATCCGCAGCGATACGGTCGACTTCCGCCCCACGTTTGACGGGACGCTCTTTGAGCCCGTGGTGCTGCCGGCCAAGTTCCCCAACTTGCTGGTGAACGGCGCGAGCGGTATTGCGGTGGGCATGGCCACCAACATTCCGCCGCACAACCTGCGTGAGGTGATCAACGCGGCGCTTTACATGGTCGACTCGCCCAATGCGCGGGTCGACACGCTGGTGCGCAACCACATCCAGGGCCCCGATTTTCCAACCGGCGGGCGCATCCTGAACACCGAAGAGGAGCTGCTGGACATTTACACCACCGGGCGCGGCACCATCGAGATGCGCGGGGCCTACCACGCGAAGGGCAAGTCGCGCATTATCATCGACTCGGTGCCGTACGGGGTGGACAAGAGCAGCATCGTGGAGTCGATTGCGGAGCACATTGCGGCCGAGGACGTGCCCCAGCTTTCGAACGTCCGCGACGAGTCGACCGACGATGTGCGCATCGTGCTGGAGCTAAAGCGCGGCGCCGACGGCGAGGCGGCCATGGCGTACCTCTTTAAGCACACGAAGCTGCAGCACCGCTTCCACGTAAACCTGACGTGCTTGGTGCCTACCGAGGACAGCGATGCGCCGCAGCCCGAGCAGGTGGATCTGTACCAGATCCTGCGGCACTTTCTGGACTTCCGCCTGAAGGTCGTCACGCGCCGCCTGGCGTACGATCTGAACAAGCTGGAGACGCGCATTCACCTGCTGGAAGGGTTCGAGACCATTTTTGATGCGCTCGACGCCGCTGTTGAAATTGTGCGCTCCGCCCAAGACAAGCAAGACGCTGCCCGCGCCCTGTCCGACCGCTTTCCGCTGGATGACGAACAGGTGGAGGCGGTGCTGGAGACCAAGCTGTACCGGCTCTCGCAACTCGAAATTGCCTCCATCCGCGGCGAGCTCGACGAGAAGCGCACCGAGGCCGAGCGCATCCGCGGGCTCCTGGCCGACGAGGACGAACGGTGGCGCCTGGTGAAGGAGGAGCTGCGCGCCGTGCGCGACCAATACGCCGACGCGCGCCGCACCGAGATTGCCGGCCCCGACGCCCGCGTGGAATACACCGAAGAGGACTACATCATCGACGAGGACGTCTTCGTCATCGTCACGCGCGACGGCTGGGTGAAGCGCCAAGGCTCGTACACGAGCGTCGACTCGATCCGCGTGCGCGACGGCGACGCCGTGGGCTGGGTACAGCCCGGCTCCACCCGCGCCACCGTGGGCTTCTTTACCAACTTTGGCACGTGCTACACCACCCGCATCGCCGATATTCCGAGCACGACCGGCTACGGCGATCCGGTGCAAAAGCTGTTTTCGTTCGACGACGGCGAGCGCGTGGTGGGCGTGATGAGCTTCGACGACCGCCTGCTGCCCAACCCCGTGCCGCCCGCGCCCACCGAGCAGGGCGTGCTGTTTGACGCGGCCGCCGAGGAGCACGACGACGCCCCCGACGAGCCGTACGTGGTGGCCTTCACCAAGCAGGGACAGGCGACGCGCTTTACGCTGGACGGCTTCAAGGAGCCGTCGACGCGGGCGGGCCGCATGTACATGCGCCTCGAAGAGGGCGACGACGTGCTACGTGCCTGCATGGCCCGCGGCCACGAACACGTGTGCATGGCCTCGCACAACGGCCGTGCCCTCATCTTTCCGGTGCACCAGGTGAGCGTGTACAAGGGCCCCGCCAAGGGCGTCATGGCAATTCGCCTGGAGGCGGGCGACCGGGTGCTGGGCGTTACGCTCTCCGACGCCGCCCGCGACGGACTGACCGTAGAGACCAACAACGGGCGCGAAGAGATTGTGCGCACCACGAAGTTCGACGTCACCAACCGCGGCACGAAAGGCACCCTCGTCATCAAGCGGGGCTACTTTGCTACCGTTCATCAACCGCCCGTGGTGGATGCCTTCCCCGATGCCTAA